Proteins encoded by one window of Salvia splendens isolate huo1 chromosome 5, SspV2, whole genome shotgun sequence:
- the LOC121804566 gene encoding shaggy-related protein kinase zeta isoform X2 — protein MAGPMVEGNDPLTGHIISTTIGGKNGEPKRTISYMAERVVGTGSFGIVFQAKCLETGETVAIKKVLQDKQYKNRELQLMRLMDHANVISLKHCFFSTTTRDELFLNLVMDYVPETMYKILKHYTNSNQRMPLIFVKLYTYQLFRGLGYMHSVAGVSHRDIKPQNILVDPLTHQVKICDFGSAKVLVKGEASISYICSRYYRAPELIFGATEYTSSIDIWSAGCVLAELLLGQPLFPGENAVDQLVEIIKVLGTPTREEIRCMNPNYTDFRFPQIKAHPWHKVFHKRMPPEAIDLASRLLQYSPNLRCTALEACAHPFFDELREPNARLPNGRSFPPLFNFKQELNGASPELMNKLIPEHIRRQAGLNFPVPNPAGT, from the exons ATGGCAGGGCCGATGGTGGAGGGGAACGATCCACTCACCGGTCACATCATTTCCACTACTATTGGAGGGAAAAATGGCGAGCCCAAACGG ACAATTAGTTACATGGCAGAGCGTGTTGTGGGAACGGGATCATTTGGAATAGTTTTTCAG GCAAAATGCTTGGAAACTGGAGAAACGGTGGCCATAAAAAAGGTCCTGCAGGATAAGCAGTATAAAAATCGTGAACTGCAGTTAATGCGGCTGATGGATCATGCAAACGTGATTTCTCTTAAGCACTGTTTCTTTTCCACGACAACCAGAGATGAGCTTTTCCTTAATTTGGTCATGGATTATGTCCCTGAAACCATGTACAAGATCCTAAAGCACTACACCAATTCTAATCAAAGGATGCCGCTGATTTTTGTCAAACTGTATACCTATCAG TTATTTAGGGGGTTAGGATATATGCATTCAGTTGCTGGGGTTTCCCACAGGGATATAAAGCCTCAAAATATATTG GTTGATCCGCTAACTCACCAGGTCAAGATTTGTGATTTTGGAAGTGCTAAAGTTCTT GTGAAGGGTGAAGCCAGTATATCCTACATTTGCTCTCGTTATTATCGTGCCCCTGAACTTATATTTGGTGCAACTGAGTATACGTCATCAATTGATATCTGGTCCGCTGGTTGTGTCCTTGCTGAGCTTCTTTTGGGCCAG CCTCTCTTTCCAGGAGAAAATGCAGTGGATCAACTTGTAGAGATTATCAAG GTACTTGGTACTCCAACCCGAGAAGAAATCCGATGCATGAATCCAAATTACACCGATTTTAGGTTCCCCCAGATTAAGGCCCATCCTTGGCACAAG GTTTTCCATAAACGGATGCCTCCGGAGGCCATTGACCTTGCTTCTAGGCTACTACAGTACTCTCCAAATCTTCGATGCACAGCA CTAGAAGCATGTGCCCATCCTTTCTTTGATGAGCTCCGGGAGCCCAATGCCCGCCTCCCAAATGGTCGTTCTTTTCCTCCTCTCTTCAACTTTAAACAGGAA TTGAATGGAGCTTCACCTGAATTGATGAACAAGTTGATACCAGAGCATATCAGGCGGCAAGCTGGTCTGAATTTTCCAGTTCCTAATCCTGCTGGGACGTGA
- the LOC121803771 gene encoding uncharacterized protein LOC121803771, producing the protein MENRLSEASTDLLSCMACLDPKNDFAAFNVHKLVHLATLYPKDFTSTQHTELFKQLVTFVDVVRRDARLSGIENLASLSQKIVETKKDKVFPLVYRLIELVLILPVATASVERVFSTMKFVKTDLRNRMGDEWLNDSLVVYNERSIFACVSNERILKRFQDMDTHRHQLSRLTDAKAT; encoded by the coding sequence ATGGAAAATCGTCTCTCTGAGGCATCCACAGACTTGCTAAGTTGTATGGCATGCCTCGATCCAAAAAATGATTTCGCTGCTTTTAATGTTCATAAGCTTGTTCATCTTGCTACTCTTTACCCAAAGGACTTCACATCGACTCAACATACTGAATTGTTTAAACAACTTGTAACTTTTGTTGATGTTGTGAGAAGAGATGCACGATTGAGTGGTATTGAAAATTTGGCTAGCCTATCTCAGAAGATTGTTGAAACCAAGAAAGATAAAGTTTTTCCGTTGGTTTATCGTCTGATTGAGTTGGTATTGATCTTACCTGTAGCGACTGCATCTGTTGAAAGAGTATTTTCAACAATGAAATTTGTCAAGACTGACTTACGGAATAGGATGGGAGATGAGTGGTTGAATGACAGTTTGGTAGTATACAATGAAAGATCCATCTTTGCTTGTGTTTCTAATGAAAGAATCTTAAAACGTTTTCAAGATATGGATACCCATAGACATCAGTTGTCTCGGTTAACAGACGCTAAAGCTACTTGA
- the LOC121803770 gene encoding receptor homology region, transmembrane domain- and RING domain-containing protein 1-like, with the protein MNKKQEHTKSTAQSLFYSSTTDYQMSKFFIFTLLLCFLTDPIFSIVQLSSISTSFPDTPARFSSYSRFSNFLVAIDFFILFQFESVTAAAGLNGSAICGGLWVAEPLDACSPLLDEVEDGRDENANIVLIVRGNCAFDEKIRNAQKARVPGNARQHRLYALGMEELSRCLEGVLHDRLQGKKSHDDPSDVSLRFIPLVVVFSFPTDPALQGQMHLSPFQAHSSFVPLGETVMGNHEGLWIYAVFVSNTAGETLRENARGVGGKCCIISLVDETAWTVLVISFISLLAVICLLVSICFTVNQWRNHQETRATAVDDNVVDTLPRITFGSVNLSAPIGETCTICLEDYKHGESLKILPCRHGFHLSCVDSWLTKCAAFCPVCKHDVRTRMTSSIK; encoded by the exons ATGAATAAAAAACAGGAACACACAAAATCAACAGCACAATCCCTTTTTTATTCATCAACAACGGATTATCAAATGAGCAAATTCTTCATCTTCACACTTCTTCTCTGCTTCTTAACCGATCCGATTTTCTCAATCGTCCAGCTCAGTTCCATCTCCACTTCCTTCCCGGACACTCCCGCCAGATTCAGTAGCTACTCTCGATTCTCTAATTTCTTGGTTGCTATCGattttttcatccttttccAATTCGAATCTGTGACTGCAGCTGCAGGTCTGAACGGCAGCGCAATCTGCGGCGGTTTGTGGGTGGCTGAGCCGCTCGACGCCTGCTCGCCGCTGCTCGATGAAGTCGAAGACGGCCGTGATGAGAATGCGAATATTGTTCTGATAGTGAGGGGAAATTGCGCGTTTGACGAGAAGATCAGAAATGCGCAGAAAGcacgggttcccgggaatgctaggcagcatagattgtatgcattgggaatggaagaactgtcccgctgcctggaaggggttttacacgaccggctacaagggaaaaaatcccacgatgatcct TCCGATGTTTCTTTGCGATTTATTCCGCTGGTGGTTGTCTTTTCTTTTCCTACTGACCCTGCTTTGCAAGGGCAAATGCATCTTTCTCCATTTCAGGCTCACTCTAGTTTTGTTCCTCTTGGTGAAACAGTGATGGGAAACCATGAAGGACTGTGGATATATGCTGTATTTGTGTCGAACACAGCAGGGGAGACCCTCAGAGAGAATGCTCGAGGAGTGGGAGGCAAATGCTGCATCATCTCACTTGTTGATGAAACTGCCTGGACGGTGCTGGTTATATCATTTATTTCACTCCTTGCTGTAATATGTCTCCTGGTTTCAATTTGCTTCACGGTCAATCAGTGGAGGAATCATCAAGAGACGAGGGCTACTGCTGTTGATGATAATGTAGTGGATACGCTCCCTAGAATAACATTCGGCTCCGTGAATCTGTCCGCTCCCATAGGAGAGACATGTACAATCTGTCTCGAGGACTACAAACATGGGGAAAGCCTGAAAATTCTTCCTTGCCGGCATG GTTTCCACTTGAGCTGTGTAGATTCATGGCTGACGAAGTGTGCTGCATTCTGTCCAGTCTGTAAGCATGATGTAAGAACTAGAATGACTTCATCAATCAAGTGA
- the LOC121804562 gene encoding uncharacterized protein LOC121804562 → MLLKNLMEDAQLNFDQPLLSVRRHPPPTLISQKRETRRIDSYSYQVRPQLPTYRSELKSGPITNPGAVPFLWEHSPGQPKEETKSETRCSGKPPIAPMLPPGRHPKARQHNSHVVSRRTTGIKSQAVDAPCTSEEKKQDVPISSDSRSCDENVKNVESSKDTAKEEEGSDSEDNNEAYVDARDTLSRTEYSFLNCSMSGLSGGEDLDVKPSERFSTDPQDREFMMDRFLPAAKAMASETPHAPKKQAVQVQQQQHPQPKKTANQSSKPSLRYGPSFAKKYSHYHENEEEEDSDDEYDQQTNMPSVCGLLPRFCLKSSLGRLSPVPAMSVRTRVPASPANRGRPRSSSSGSYSEMENEVNKAEHEDKVTSAYSDAPMPSHEWKEARSFHEGATHKKGLKTFEEFLHDRGSSDQASSIDPVAEKTVYVDTVHKVESPNLRLFSPNLLEEDLPHEDLKKLHTVDEDAQFLPNAKSTANQGREKPLDFGENRDFSMDSTNKDHLAVTLYDSQQNHTGLPAPPPLPKSPSDSWLWRTLPSMNTKNSPLRPYCGAAENNCFKAPANDMKWETIVKTTKVQRRHMHYSEESLTTIPEA, encoded by the exons ATGCTGCTGAAGAATCTGATGGAGGATGCGCAGCTGAATTTCGACCAACCATTGTTATCCGTGAGGCGACACCCACCACCAACTTTGATCTCTCAGAAACGCGAAACTAGGAGAATCGACAGCTATTCCTATCAAGTTAGGCCTCAGCTTCCTACTTACAGATCAGAGCTGAAATCTGGTCCTATTACGAATCCTGGAGCCGTGCCATTTCTATGGGAGCATTCCCCTGGACAACCTAAGGAGGAGACGAAATCAGAAACTAGATGTTCTGGAAAGCCTCCCATCGCCCCAATGCTTCCTCCTGGGAGACACCCGAAGGCTAGACAGCACAATTCTCATGTTGTTTCTCGGAGAACTACTGGTATCAAGAGCCAAGCTGTTGATGCACCGTGTACTAGTGAAGAGAAGAAACAAGATGTTCCCATTTCTTCTGACTCTCGGTCTTGTGATGAAAATGTGAAGAACGTCGAGAGCAGCAAAGATACAGCAAAGGAGGAGGAGGGTTCTGACTCTGAGGATAACAACGAAGCCTATGTTGATGCACGGGACACACTCTCGCGGACAGAATACTCTTTCTTGAATTGTAGCATGAGCGGCTTAAGCGGAGGAGAAGATCTAGATGTGAAACCTTCTGAACGATTCTCGACTGATCCACAAGATCGCGAGTTCATGATGGATAGGTTCCTACCTGCAGCGAAAGCGATGGCTTCGGAGACCCCTCATGCGCCCAAGAAGCAAGCCGTGCAAgtacagcagcagcagcatccGCAGCCAAAGAAAACAGCAAACCAATCTAGTAAGCCTTCACTTCGCTACGGGCCTAGTTTTGCGAAGAAGTATTCACATTACCATGagaatgaggaagaagaagatagtgATGATGAGTATGATCAGCAAACGAATATGCCTTCAGTGTGTGGTTTGCTGCCCCGTTTTTGCTTGAAGAGTTCACTTGGTCGCTTAAGCCCCGTTCCTGCAATGAGCGTGAGGACACGAGTGCCAGCATCCCCTGCTAATAGAGGACGTCCTAGATCTTCGTCGTCTGGTTCTTACTCTGAGATGGAAAATGAGGTAAACAAAGCTGAACATGAGGATAAGGTTACTTCAGCATACAGTGATGCACCTATGCCATCACATGAATGGAAAGAAGCTCGTTCGTTTCACGAAGGAGCTACACATAAAAAGGGTTTGAAAACCTTTGAGGAGTTTTTGCACGATCGTGGAAGCTCAGATCAGGCGAGTTCAATAGATCCTGTTGCAGAGAAAACCGTCTATGTAGATACAGTACATAAGGTGGAATCACCAAATTTGAGGCTGTTTTCTCCCAACTTGTTAGAAGAAGATTTGCCTCACGAAGATTTGAAGAAGTTGCATACTGTGGATGAAGATGCACAGTTCCTACCAAACGCTAAGTCTACTGCAAATCAAGGAAGGGAGAAGCCTCTAGATTTTGGAGAAAATCGAGATTTTAGCATGGATTCGACAAATAAAGATCACCTAGCAGTGACTTTGTATGACTCTCAACAGAATCACACCGGACTTCCTGCTCCACCTCCTCTGCCTAAATCTCCTTCTGATTCCTGGCTGTGGCGGACATTGCCTTCCATGAACACGAAGAACTCGCCTCTGCGCCCGTATTGTGGTGCAGCAGAGAACAACTGTTTCAAGGCACCTGCAAATGATATGAAGTGGGAAACTATTGTCAAGACGACGAAGGTGCAGCGTCGTCACATGCATTACTCCGAG GAATCGTTGACAACTATACCGGAAGCTTGA
- the LOC121804564 gene encoding 50S ribosomal protein L1-like yields MAAFKPLLSRGCRLQNPPPPCHIATLLRRHFASEPQPTPPPEPQPSSQPNANFRNPVPIQPVSYPAKPQAPPPEEAQPEYIPGRPLRHSEGQQEREMPNAERRSWSRDEMRYMKDGPTISPVSYAARVAPLPEDRENVGEEEKGGRFEEMEIERRRIDEFRRRGGLRYGGMEVREEVNLPFPQLIRAENADKKTEEKAKTVYDVKEAIRLVKANARKTFEETLEAHVRMTRDLVRTDLKLDGSVRLPHGAGKTYRVAVFAEGASADEAREAGADVVGGPELVESIVAGKTKMDFDKCIATPPMIKHLKKIAKYLKKLMPDTKKGTLTNDISRAVKEAKESVPFEKDKTAIVHVPLGKVKFPENSLKENIGAFVHALLLAKPAGLKKSSKFAGYVDTFHIASTMGRSYPISIQSLSMAADQFSKTQVK; encoded by the exons ATGGCGGCCTTTAAACCCCTACTCTCCCGCGGCTGCCGCCTCCAAAATCCGCCGCCGCCTTGCCACATCGCGACTCTCCTCCGCCGCCATTTCGCCTCCGAGCCCCAGCCGACCCCTCCCCCTGAACCACAACCTAGCTCCCAACCTAACGCAAACTTCCGAAATCCAGTTCCTATTCAACCCGTATCCTATCCCGCCAAACCCCAAGCTCCGCCACCGGAGGAAGCTCAGCCGGAATACATACCAGGAAGGCCACTCCGTCACTCAGAAGGCCAGCAAGAGAGGGAAATGCCGAATGCGGAGAGGCGGTCGTGGAGCCGGGATGAAATGCGGTATATGAAGGATGGGCCGACGATTTCCCCTGTCTCCTACGCTGCCCGGGTTGCCCCGCTGCCTGAGGATCGGGAAAATGTGGGGGAGGAGGAGAAGGGGGGTAGGTTTGAGGAGATGGAGATCGAGAGGAGGAGGATTGATGAGTTTAGGAGGAGGGGAGGTTTGAGGTATGGTGGAATGGAGGTGAGGGAGGAGGTCAACTTGCCCTTTCCACAGTTGATTAGGGCGGAGAATGCTGATAAGAAAACTGAGGAGAAGGCCAAGACGGTCTATGATGTCAAGGAGGCTATTCGCCTTGTAAAG GCGAATGCTAGAAAAACTTTTGAAGAAACTTTAGAAGCACATGTAAGAATGACCCGCGACTTGGTTCGAACCGATTTG AAGCTGGATGGTTCAGTGCGCCTTCCACACGGTGCTGGCAAG ACATATAGGGTGGCTGTATTTGCGGAAGGAGCATCTGCAGATGAAGCCCGAGAGGCTGGAGCTGATGTTGTCGGTGGCCCAGAGCTGGTGGAGAGCATTGTTGCTG gaaaaacaaaaatgGATTTCGACAAGTGTATTGCTACTCCACCCATGATCAAGCATTTGAAAAAG ATAGCAAAATATCTGAAGAAATTAATGCCAGATACCAAG AAAGGTACTCTAACCAATGACATATCTCGGGCTGTCAAAGAGGCAAAGGAGAGTGTTCCTTTCGAGAAAGACAAAACTGCAATAGTACATGTGCCCCTGGGGAAG GTTAAATTCCCAGAAAACAGTTTGAAAGAAAACATTGGAGCTTTTGTACATGCTCTTTTGCTCGCAAAGCCTGCGGGTTTAAAAAAGA GCTCCAAATTCGCTGGGTATGTAGACACCTTCCACATTGCCAGCACC ATGGGTCGTTCGTATCCCATTTCAATTCAATCGTTGTCTATGGCTGCAGACCAGTTCAGCAAAACGCAAGTGAAGTGA
- the LOC121804566 gene encoding shaggy-related protein kinase eta isoform X1, producing the protein MASLPLGPEQHHHNPPPDHHYHHNNVIDQAPLHPPTAVKLPPATTRNMDTDKEMAGPMVEGNDPLTGHIISTTIGGKNGEPKRTISYMAERVVGTGSFGIVFQAKCLETGETVAIKKVLQDKQYKNRELQLMRLMDHANVISLKHCFFSTTTRDELFLNLVMDYVPETMYKILKHYTNSNQRMPLIFVKLYTYQLFRGLGYMHSVAGVSHRDIKPQNILVDPLTHQVKICDFGSAKVLVKGEASISYICSRYYRAPELIFGATEYTSSIDIWSAGCVLAELLLGQPLFPGENAVDQLVEIIKVLGTPTREEIRCMNPNYTDFRFPQIKAHPWHKVFHKRMPPEAIDLASRLLQYSPNLRCTALEACAHPFFDELREPNARLPNGRSFPPLFNFKQELNGASPELMNKLIPEHIRRQAGLNFPVPNPAGT; encoded by the exons aTGGCGTCGTTGCCGCTGGGGCCTGAGCAACATCACCATAATCCACCACCCGACCATCATTATCATCATAATAATGTTATTGACCAAGCTC CTCTTCATCCTCCCACCgccgtgaagcttcctcccgccACTACCCGTAATATGGACACCGACAAG GAGATGGCAGGGCCGATGGTGGAGGGGAACGATCCACTCACCGGTCACATCATTTCCACTACTATTGGAGGGAAAAATGGCGAGCCCAAACGG ACAATTAGTTACATGGCAGAGCGTGTTGTGGGAACGGGATCATTTGGAATAGTTTTTCAG GCAAAATGCTTGGAAACTGGAGAAACGGTGGCCATAAAAAAGGTCCTGCAGGATAAGCAGTATAAAAATCGTGAACTGCAGTTAATGCGGCTGATGGATCATGCAAACGTGATTTCTCTTAAGCACTGTTTCTTTTCCACGACAACCAGAGATGAGCTTTTCCTTAATTTGGTCATGGATTATGTCCCTGAAACCATGTACAAGATCCTAAAGCACTACACCAATTCTAATCAAAGGATGCCGCTGATTTTTGTCAAACTGTATACCTATCAG TTATTTAGGGGGTTAGGATATATGCATTCAGTTGCTGGGGTTTCCCACAGGGATATAAAGCCTCAAAATATATTG GTTGATCCGCTAACTCACCAGGTCAAGATTTGTGATTTTGGAAGTGCTAAAGTTCTT GTGAAGGGTGAAGCCAGTATATCCTACATTTGCTCTCGTTATTATCGTGCCCCTGAACTTATATTTGGTGCAACTGAGTATACGTCATCAATTGATATCTGGTCCGCTGGTTGTGTCCTTGCTGAGCTTCTTTTGGGCCAG CCTCTCTTTCCAGGAGAAAATGCAGTGGATCAACTTGTAGAGATTATCAAG GTACTTGGTACTCCAACCCGAGAAGAAATCCGATGCATGAATCCAAATTACACCGATTTTAGGTTCCCCCAGATTAAGGCCCATCCTTGGCACAAG GTTTTCCATAAACGGATGCCTCCGGAGGCCATTGACCTTGCTTCTAGGCTACTACAGTACTCTCCAAATCTTCGATGCACAGCA CTAGAAGCATGTGCCCATCCTTTCTTTGATGAGCTCCGGGAGCCCAATGCCCGCCTCCCAAATGGTCGTTCTTTTCCTCCTCTCTTCAACTTTAAACAGGAA TTGAATGGAGCTTCACCTGAATTGATGAACAAGTTGATACCAGAGCATATCAGGCGGCAAGCTGGTCTGAATTTTCCAGTTCCTAATCCTGCTGGGACGTGA